One Qipengyuania gaetbuli genomic region harbors:
- a CDS encoding alpha/beta fold hydrolase — protein MDWPQTRVTLANGIELDTVDTGPRDAPVLIFLHGFPESHRTWRHQIAHFEDRYRCIAADQRGYRGSSKPEGVDSYTPDKIVGDVLLLAEALGVDKFTIVGHDWGGAIAWGVAMAGQMTGKVTRAVVANAPHHAVFQKLLYTSPVQREASQYMRGFRDPAKEALVQEKGLFGILEDQIRWDAPDKMEPAERMRLLEDWQDRDAAIAMLNWYRASPIDIPPLDAPYEVPEGWAPAPFPPITIPTLVIWAQDDLALPPENTDELDRHVSDLTLVKVPDCGHFVPWEAPDAVNSAMEEFFARTA, from the coding sequence ATGGACTGGCCACAGACCCGCGTCACCCTCGCCAACGGCATCGAACTCGACACCGTCGACACCGGCCCGCGCGATGCGCCGGTGCTCATTTTCTTGCACGGCTTTCCGGAAAGCCACCGGACCTGGCGCCACCAGATCGCCCATTTCGAGGACCGCTACCGCTGCATCGCCGCCGACCAGCGCGGCTATCGCGGCTCGTCCAAGCCCGAAGGCGTGGACAGCTACACGCCCGACAAGATCGTGGGCGACGTCTTGCTGCTGGCAGAGGCGCTGGGCGTCGACAAATTCACCATCGTCGGCCACGACTGGGGCGGCGCGATCGCCTGGGGCGTGGCGATGGCGGGCCAGATGACCGGCAAGGTCACGCGCGCGGTCGTCGCCAACGCGCCGCACCACGCGGTCTTCCAGAAGCTGCTCTACACCTCCCCCGTCCAGCGCGAGGCGAGCCAGTACATGCGCGGCTTCCGCGATCCGGCGAAGGAGGCGCTGGTGCAGGAGAAAGGCCTCTTCGGCATCCTCGAGGACCAGATCCGCTGGGACGCGCCCGACAAGATGGAACCGGCAGAGCGCATGCGCCTGCTGGAGGACTGGCAGGACCGCGACGCCGCGATCGCCATGCTCAACTGGTACCGCGCCAGCCCGATCGACATCCCGCCGCTCGATGCGCCCTATGAAGTGCCCGAAGGCTGGGCTCCTGCACCCTTCCCGCCGATCACCATCCCGACACTGGTTATCTGGGCGCAGGACGACCTCGCCCTGCCGCCGGAGAATACCGACGAGCTGGACCGGCACGTGTCCGACCTGACACTGGTGAAGGTGCCCGATTGCGGCCACTTCGTGCCGTGGGAAGCGCCCGATGCGGTCAATTCCGCGATGGAGGAATTCTTCGCGCGGACGGCCTAG